From the genome of Ammospiza caudacuta isolate bAmmCau1 chromosome 12, bAmmCau1.pri, whole genome shotgun sequence:
ctgccccaggctgggctgcagctccggCGGTGCCTGACCCGGGCGCGTTGAATCGCTCCGGAGCTCTGCCGGTAAAAGGCTCCCACCTATTGGTTGTGATGCACAACTTCAGCTGCCCGAGAAACCTgcacatccatccatccatccatccatccatccatccatccatccatccatccatccatccatccatccatccatcccaagGTTGGCACATCCCTGGCATTATCCTGACCTTTGATGGGGATGTGCCACAGAGGATTTAGCCCGGAATTAACCCAGTGTAAGAACATGATAAAAAGAGAATGGCTTAAAAAACTGCTCTGTCATTATGTCTGCTTGTCATAATCACTTTTGAACACCTGAAAACTACGGGTGGGATGGACTGTGAGTAACCTACCTTGAGGCCCATAAAAAGGGAGGCAAAACTGGTGAAGAATGTGGAGGGGAAAGCGAGGGGCAGAATCCCTGACCTTTGCCTTTCCCCCACCTCCACCACACCCTGAGGCCTCCAGGAGCTGACACTGGCTGCTTGGGGAGATCTTGCAGCCCTGGACCGAGGtcaggagggagctgtggagcccctgccctgctcctgtgccccctggcagggagggagcaccATGAGCAGACCAAGGCTCAGCTGCAGAGActgggcagggctcctgcaTCCCGAGGATGGGCGGCCACATCTCAGCCAATCTGCTCCTGAGATCGGGGAGGGCAGATGAGACTCTTCAAATAGCAGAAAAAACATTGCAAAACCCGCTCCACTCCCCCCACCCTGTCTCAGCAGTAACCAAGGCAGCAGAGTGAGGTGGTGACCTGTCCTCTGCTTTTAAAAGTAATCCTAGCATTTTCTAACTTTTCCCGACTTTCTGTCTCTTTGCCTCTCTTACTATTAAATCAAAATATATCAATTTTTGGCATCAACATTTaatcttgtttgtttttatccTGTTTTCGGGAATATTTTGAACCTTCAAAGTTCCTTCTGTTTTATACACAGAGTCTTCAGTTTTCTTTGCTCTTCTGGGTTTAAACTAGTTCGTAGCACCCAGGAATGATACTTTGGTCTGCAAATATTAACCTACATGGCTGCATGTTATCCCTGTGGACTTCTGGCCTTATTGTGGCTGTAGGAGACTGTAGGACATTGGCAAGAGCTCCACGGGGAAACCACCAAAgtctgagcatccccagggatgACTTTACCCAGTGCcatgtggggagggggagctcctgtgtgcagggctgtgggatgggtGATGCTCGACTGGTGGCACAGGACCTGGCATGCTCTTACTGTGGGGGAAAGTGTTGATTATGCTTGAAAATGGAAAGGAGAAGGTAGTGTTTTGTAATTAGAAATCTCATTTAAGAAATTTACAAAAACTTCTACAAGGTTTTTTAGTTAAaagatagaaaaataaaatacccaAAACAGACCCATAGATGAGGATGGcttggctgcagcctggccacatgtctgctcagctctgcaggcactTGTACAGCTCCTCTCCAAggcctgcacagctcctgctgtgacacagccagtTCCTGTGAGCTGCTGGACTCTGTGACCTGGCAGTGGAGAGGCTGCAGTCCCCAGGACGGggctggtgtccctgtgtgaGTGGTGAGGCTGCCCTCCATGGCAGGCTGGAGCTTGGGGCTAGTCCATCTTCCTGGGGGCACAGCCCTCCATCTCCAACAGCTCAGGCCAGCCCTCGTATTTATTTGTCTCTCTATCATTTTTAATGTGCtgcaggaaaaagagagagagagagaggatgaATGAGGAGGTTGAAGCAGTGCAAGTCTGCAAGGtggcagaagctgcagctgggTTTGAGTGGGGACAATGCCACTGCTCCTTGTCCTCTGCACACAGGTGCAGCTCGGGGGGTGCCGTGAAGAGGATGgagcctgcagagctcctggcaggggAGGGCCATGTACCTTTTCAAAGGGGCTCTTGTTCATCAGCCCCTTTGCTCCCAGGAACACCCAGTTGTCCCTGAAGCCCAGCGTGCCCAcgtggctgctgcccagctccgTGAAATACGCCCGCACTCTGGCATTCATCCtgaaagagggaaaggaggTGTCACTGTGGTGCCAGCTGGGAGTCCcctctttccccctctctgttggtggcagcagcatgcccagctgccccagctgtgtggttttggggagCCTGGTGTTGCTTCCGTGGGCAAACTCACTTTGTGGCAGCATCGTCATAGCTTGCTGTGAGCACAAGGGTGCCACGCTTGATCCCTTGGAGGAAGGTCTGCAGCTTGGTAACatctgagagagaaaaaagggatttaGGAGGTACTTCTGCATGGTAGCTGggggagcctcctctgggctgctGGCAAATAACCTGACTGTGCTGGTGCTAgccaggatttgggggaataGGGGGCTCCCAAATGATGCATTCCCCATACTGTGTTCcctcctgtgctctcctgcACTGCACAGGACCAATGTCCTCCTTTTGGAGATCACTGCAGGGTGGAAATTCCTCCTAAACTTTGCTTGCTAACTCTGAAATCCAGCTGTGTGAATTTATCTCCCAACACAAGAAATGAACCTGCCTGGCCTCAGAGCTGCCTTCCCTGCCATGGTGCCTCTGGCTGGACCGGGTGAATTTCTCCTCATTCCGTGTCTGTGGGATGCTTGAATCCAAGGCCCCATCTAGTGGCACACGAGCTGACTGCTGCTTTCTTCCCTGAGCATCTCACTCACAAACTTGGCTGGAGATCTCATTATATTGGTGATTCTCCTTAAAACCAGAGTTACCAAGAGCAGGTTGCAAACCCACGGAATGATTGAGGGGGCCCTGTCTCCCTGAGCTCCCTCCTTTATCCTGCTGTGAAAGGCAGGGGAAtgagcagctgctcagccatCAGTGTGCAAAAACTGAGTTACAGGTTGCAAACTATCAGGATTAGTGTATCCTGATCTCAGAAAGTACTTTTCTCAAGTCTCAAGTGCCTTGGTTAATTCAGGTGAGTGAAATCATGTTTTCCAGGCTACTACATGCTTGTAAAAGGAGCGAGAAGCCAATCTTGGATGTGGAAGTGTTGTGAGGACTCCAGGCTTGATGGCCTCAGGGGAAGTTGGGCTTTCACCACCCCGACTGGTCAAAGCCCACTTGACTTTATCATTAAATACATggcagagaagcagctgcagcagccagcagtgctggtgtgagCTACCCAGGGGCAGGGTGACTGAGCTTACCTCCAGTGTACATGTCGAAGGCATCAGTTTTCAGGAGCTTCCCAGTTGTTCCTGAAAGGTTaaaattgaaaacacagcacagtGAATTTGccctggggtggctctgggccTTGCCTGGCCATGAGCAAAACGCTTTGCTGTTCCCTCAGTGTGTTGTGACTGCTGCGATGGTGACTGTGCTGCTTGGAGGAGTTTGTGGAGCTGGTAGTGCACAACCCAAGTGGGTCTGTTCCCTTCTCACTGGCAGCGCACCATGATTGTGGCTGTGCTCCCCATGCACCACCAGGTCGATGTGCTTTGGGCTCAGCCTCAGTGCCTGGGATGGGGTTTTCAGTGGCCTgtgctttcctggggaaggaaggaccCTGGcagtggggagcagggggtcAGTACCTTCTGACTCACCATTCACCAGTGCAATGTTCAGGCCTCTGCCAATGTTGTTTTTCACGCTGCTCATGAGGCTGGaaaggagagcagagagcacCAGTGAATGTAGGGATGCCCTGGAGATGCTGACACCACTGAAACTGTGGTGGGATGCAGTGGCTGTAGATAGCAAAGTAACCAAAAGTGGGAGCAAAGAAatctatttaaatttttttaaaccGCAAATACACTGTGATGGCCATTGATGTGCTTGGCAGAGGCCAAACTTGCCCTCTtggaggccagggctgccttgtccctgccatgtGCTGCTTACACCAAGTCTTCAAAGCAGATCGAGGGTCCCACCACATTTGCAGCACCACTGATGATCTTGAAGGCAAAATGATTCTGAGGGCAGCTCCTCTGGTTCCCACACTTGTGCCGGGGCAGCTTCTCACCTGTGAGGGAGGAGTGGAGGAAGGTCATGGCTTTGTCCCCATGGGGGGACACTGGCTGTGTCCCTGAggggctgagaggggctgggctgggatgtaCTGGCCCACCAAGGGGGCAACACCTGGACCAGTTTATTCCATGAAGGAGGcttgtcctggggctgggaccAGCTTCTTGTTTGGGGTTTATGGTGCCAAGGCCAGGTGCCGCTCCAGGTGTGACACATGCTATGTGTTGGGAGCATTCAGAGCTGGTGACCCAGGCAAGGCCTTGGGGCTTTTCTGCCCACAACTTCCCCATTCTTGGCCAAGGCTGGGGCCTGCCAAAGACCCCACTGCTGTGTGCAGTAACAAAATCCCCTGTGTTTGGGAGAGGGGGATTTTTGCCTCAGGGAAGGGGCTCTTGAAGGAGATCCCAGGCTTCCACCATCGCCCTGAACCCTGGAGTTGTGTGATGAAGTCGAGAGCAATACTCACTGCTGGGCTTCTTCGGGGCACCTGTGGGTATCAAGCAGGAGGATTAGACGccctgaaggagcagctgtCCAGGCACCAGCTCTGTAAAACTACTTCCCATGGCCGCAGGCATCTCTGGATCCACCCACCCCAGTGCAGCTTCACACCACACCACATACCACACACACCTCATAccacacaccacacacaccacactgtcccttccctgccctggtgGTCAGAGCTGGTGGCTGAAGCCTCATCCAGAGGCTGTAAATCCCAGTGCtcagggcagctgtgcccagctctggggctggctCACACCCTGGAGCCTCTCCCACGGTCCCTCCGGAGCCCCCCGTGCCTCACCGAGCCAGCTGCGCAGGCTGATGGCTCTCCAGCGGTGCTGGAAGTAGGTCTGCATGAG
Proteins encoded in this window:
- the FAM3D gene encoding protein FAM3D; translation: MRVTSMIRAVLLLLTLLGTWFLMQTYFQHRWRAISLRSWLGAPKKPSSEKLPRHKCGNQRSCPQNHFAFKIISGAANVVGPSICFEDLVLMSSVKNNIGRGLNIALVNGTTGKLLKTDAFDMYTGDVTKLQTFLQGIKRGTLVLTASYDDAATKMNARVRAYFTELGSSHVGTLGFRDNWVFLGAKGLMNKSPFEKHIKNDRETNKYEGWPELLEMEGCAPRKMD